ATAGTGATGTTTGACTCGCTCATGGCTTCAGCGCCTATTAAAGGGATTAATTATTGCTTAATTCGGCAAGCTGTTCCGCTTGGTGTTCCTGAACCAATGGTCCGACAACTTGTTCCAGTGAGCCGTTCATCACTTCATCAAGCTTGTATAAAGTCAGGTTGATACGGTGATCGGTCACACGTCCTTGCGGATAGTTATAGGTGCGGATACGGTCGGAGCGATCCCCGGTTCCGACCAGGCTCTTACGCTCCTGAGCGATCTCATTGGCGTGCACCTGTTCACGCGCATCCATGATTCTTGCCGCCAGCAAAGACATGGCGCGTGCACGGTTCTTATGCTGAGAGCGCTCATCCTGACACTCGACCACGGTACCGGTTGGAATATGGGTGATACGGATCGCCGAGTCGGTTTTGTTTACGTGCTGACCACCGGCGCCTGAGGCACGGAAAGTGTCGACTTTCAAGTCGGCCGGGTTCAATTCAATCTGTTCGACTTCCGGGGCTTCCGCCATAATCACCACGGTTGCCGCAGAAGTATGCACTCGGCCCTGGGTTTCGGTGGCCGGAACTCGCTGGACACGGTGTGCACCGGATTCGAATTTCAATTGGGAATAGGCGCCGTTACCGATAATGCGGGCGATAATCTCTTTATAACCGCCGTGCTCACCTTCGTTTGAGTTGATGACTTCAACCTGCCAACGCATTTTCTCGGCAAAACGGCTATACATCTTGAATAGATCGCCGGCAAAAATCGCAGCTTCGTCACCACCGGTTCCGGCACGGATCTCCAAAAAGATGTTGGCATCATCCTTAGGGTCTTTCGGCAGCAGCATCTTTTGCAGATCCATTTCGTATTCTTCAAGTTGAGAATTCAGTTCAGGCAGTTCCTCTTGAGCCATCTCCTTTAGCTCAGGATCGCCGGACGCGAGCATCTCTTTGGCTTCATTGATGTCGTCAAGCGTGCTGGTATAGGCGCTGAAAGTTTCCACCACCGGAGTCAGCTGGGCGTGCTCTTTGGTCAGGGCGGTGAATTTCTTTTGGTCGGACATAATGTCCGGATCGGAAATCAAAGCATTGACTTCATCTAAGCGGTCTATCAAATGTTCTAGTTTTGTACGGATTGAATCTTTCACGGTGTTTCTCGAATTTCGATTGATATAGGGTGTTAGCGGCTATCGATTAGGATGCGATTAAGCTAGCTAAGACTCGGCGGCAGGGCCGTTTTCAGAATGATGTTCACTGCGTTTTTCGTGCATTTCATCGCAAATAAGCAGGGTTTTTGCCGCATCGATAAGGGCTTGATCGCCCTGTAGGCCGGCATGGTTAAGCTGTTTGCTTGGCGCATGAATCAAGCGGTTGGTCAGTTGATTGGCTAGGCGTTTGATGATTTCTTCGCCATCAACACCTTGTTCAAGCTGGTGTAGCGCGTGCTCCAGTGCGTGTTGTTTGATATCCATCGCTTGTTGGCGATACTGCTGAATCAGAGGTTTGCTCTGTTGTTCGGCCTGTTGCTGAGCCAAAAAGTGTTCGGCTTGCATATTGATGATTTTTTCAGCTTCCAGCGCGGCATTTTGTCGAGACTGTTTGTTGCTGGCGATAATCTCTTGCAGGTCATCAACCGTATAGAGGTAAACATTGTCCAGATCACCGACAGTGGCTTCAATATCTCGTGGTACGGCGATATCGACCATAAACATCGGACTATTTTTACGCTGTTTAATCGCGGCTTCGACACTGGTTTTATTCAAAATGGCGTGAGGGCTACCGGTAGAGCCGATGACAATGTCCGCTTCATGCAGGTGCTTGTCGATTTCATTTAATTGGATGCCGTAACCGGAAACTTCTTCAGCCAATTTATGGGCGCGCTCAAAAGTACGGTTGGCGATAATGATATTGCCGATATGACTTTCTTTTAAATGGCGCGCCACCAGCTCAATGGTTTCTCCGGCGCCTAAAAGCAGGGCGGTCTGTTCGGACAGGTCGCCAAAAAACTGTTTGGCTAATGACACAGCGGAAAACGCCACCGAAATCGGGCTGTTGCCGATAGCAGTATCGGTACGCACTTGTTTAACGGTTTTAAAGATATGCTGAAACAGCGGTTCCATTACATGATGGATGCTGGTGTTTTTGTGCGCCAGATTATAGGCGTCTTTGATTTGTCCGAAAATCTGTGGTTCACCAAGTACCAGCGAGTTCAAACCGCTGGCAACACGCATAATGTGTTTGACCGCATCAAGGTCCTGATGGCTATATAAGAACGGCAGCAGACTATTGTCTTGCAGCTCAAAAAACTGATGTAGCCAGTTTTGCAGCTGCTGCTGGCACTGTTCTTCCTTGAGTACGCAATAGAGCTCGGTACGGTTACAGGTAGACAGGATGACGCATTCCGAAACCAGTGCTTGGGATTTCAGCTGTTCAATCGCTTTATGGGCATCATCGGCCGAAAATGAAACGGTTTCACGGATATTTACCGGAGCGGTTTCATGATTGACACCAAGCGTACAGAGTTTCATAAATGGGTGTTTACCGTTGTTCTGACTACAAGTGAAATTGATGGAGTTTTCCACAATTAAAGAGGCGTAATTTTGCTAAAAAAAAGCTGAAATTGCAAGTTTTGCCGCCTTGATAGGATGACAATAAAATGAATTGGCGGATTATCGGCTTATCAATCGCCGTCTATTTAATCTCAGTGTGGGCAATCTATGGCGTCATATCTACTGGAAAGCGCTGAGTTGAAATTTAAGCTAAGTGCATTAGCAAATATGAGTTTCTGGCAAAAGCGGGGCAAAATGTCCTAGAATGGCAGTAATTTAAAAATAAATACTAAACGGCCTCTGTTTAGTAATTTAAGCGGTTACAGGTTAAGCATGAAGCTAAAAAGTTCACGTCTTACGGATGGTTCAGCGTGTGCAGCCATCGAGTGTTCAAAGATGAAACAGGCGGAGAAAATGAATACAGCTAGATTTAGAGGGGTGCCTTTTGCTGTGTTGACGGTGTTGTTGGGCGTGAGTCTGAACGGTTGTGTCTCCACCGCCGATAAGGTGCAGAACCAAACGGTCGAGCCAGCCGTTAGCTTCAAATATCCCGCCTATGGTGCCGAGTTTCATGAACGTGCTGCTGCACAACAGTCCGCTTTGGATGCGACCACCATGTTCGAGATCTTAGCGGCCGAAATGCTGGTGCAAAAGCAGCAGTATCAACAAGCCTATGAATTGATTTATCCTTTGGCCAAAGCAAAGTCTGATGCCGGTTTAGCCAAGCGAGCCTTTGAAGTGTCGATGGCGACCTATGACGAAAACAGTATTAAGCAAGCGGCACAGCTCTGGAAAACAGTCGCACCTGAAGAGCCCAAGGCGTGGCGTGCAGCATTTCAGATGTCGCTGCGCGACGGTTTGATCGAACAGGCTTTGCAGGAATGGCATGAATACCACAAACTGTCTGAAAACCGTCTTCAAGAAAGCTTGATGATTGCCGCCAACAAGGTGTCAGGCAGTGTGCCGGAAGCCGCCGGGCTTGCATTTTTTCAGCGATTGGTTGCCCAGTATCCAAAACAATGGGCGGCGCATTTCTCTTTAGCCATGGTGGCCAGTACCTATCAGCAGGTTGGGGTCGGTTTGCAGGCGTTGGATAAGGCACAGCAATTGATGCCAGAAGCCGAGCGCCAAGAATCGGAATCGATTGTTTATAATTTGATGTCGAAGTTTTATCTATTAAGCGATGATCCGCAAACCGGCATTAAAAAACTGACCGCCTATCTAAAAGACAACCCTGCAAATCTGCTGATTCAAGAACGTTTGGCGCGATTACAGGTGCGAGCCGGCCTTTATGATGAAGCTAAAAAGCGCTATCAGTCGATTATTGAGATTGAACCGCAGGCTTGGACATCGCGTCTGTCGCTGGCCTTGATCGAGCTTGAACAGGATGACTACATAGCGGCGGAACAGAATCTACTGTTTTTATTGCATAACCAGGCTTATAAAGCCGTTGCCTATTATTATTTAGGTATTTTGTATCAGCAGAAAAAAGATTATCTGCAAGCCAAGCAAAGTTTTTCCCAGGTAGATGCAGCCGGTTATTACATTGATGCCCAGCTGCATTTGGCTGAAATCGCCTTTGCCGAAGACCGTGCCGAGGATGCCTATACTATCTTGAATGCGATTGAGCTCGATAGCGATGATGACAAGGTGAAAATCTTGCGTGCCAAAGCTATCTTTAAAAAGGCGCAGGGGCACAATTTTGAAGCTTTGGAATTTTATGAGCAGGCCTTGGCAATAACGCCAGACAATATTGATATGCTTAAAGCCAAATCATTATTGCTCTATAACACTCAGCAGTTTGAACAATACGAAACCACTTTATTGCAGATTATCGAATTGGATAATCGTGATAGTGATGTACTCAATGCCTTGGGTTATTACTATGTGGAAAACCGAATTCATTTACCTAAAGCTAAGCAGCTGTTAGAGAGCGCTTTAGCGATTGCCCCGCAGAGTTTTTATATATTGGATAGCTTGGGTTGGTATTACTATCAGGTGACCGACTATGGCAATGCCATCCTGTATCTAAAAAAAGCCTTTCAGCTAGCTAAGGATGACGAGGTGTTTTTGCATCTGGTCCATGCCTATTGGTATAGTGGTCAGGTAAATCAAGCGAAGTCGCTGTGGAAAAAGTATCACCAGCAATTTTCCGAAAATCAGCGAGTTCAGAATATAATCAATGAGTTGGAAACAACTGGAAAACCCTAGCGTTTAAAAAACGTATTTTTTTTGAAAAAGTTTGCCATTTCGGCTTGAACTTCTAAAAAATAAGTGGATAATACGCACCTGTCTTTAACGACAGCGATATTAGTACAGGGCTGTAGCCAAGCGGTAAGGCATCTGGTTTTGATCCAGTGTACCGCAGGTTCGAATCCTGCCAGCCCTGCCAATATCCTTTTCCGAATTCCCAAGTCATTTTTTCCTCGAACAGGAGCGCCTTAAATGGCTAACAAAAATGTCATGATTTTTGCGGGTAACGCAAATGTCAGTCTTGCAGAAAAAATCTCCCAATATTTAGATATCCCACTAGGTAAAGCCGATGTAGGCCGTTTCAGCGATGGTGAAATCATGGTTGAGATTAAAGAATCTGTTCGTGGGCAAGATGTCTATGTTCTACAACCGACCTGTACGCCGGAGCCAGCCGTTAACCTAATGGAAATGTTGGTTATGATCGATGCGCTTAAACGTGCTTCGGCCGCGCGAATCACAGCCGTCATCCCTTATTATGGTTTTGCTCGCCAAGATCGTCGTCCCTATTCAGCGCGTGTACCGATTACAGCCCGTCTATCTGCCGATATGATTACCGCAGCGGGTGCTAATCGTGTCGTCACCGTGGACTTGCACTCTGACCAGATTCAAGGTTTCTTCGATATTCCGGTAGATAATATCTACGGTTCGCCTTTATTGGTTGAAGATATGCAGAAGAACTACAATCTTGATAATGTCACCATCGTTTCGCCTGATATGGGTGGTGTGGTACGTGCCCGTGCGGTTGCGAAAGCGATCGATGCGGACATGGCGATTATCGATAAGCGACGTCCAAAAGCGAATGTTGCTCAGGTAATGAATATTATCGGTGACATCGAAGGGCGCGACTGCATTATCATCGATGATATGGTTGATACAGCCGGTACTTTATGTAAAGCCGCTCAAGCGCTACTTGATCGTGGCGCGAAAAGCGTTTCAGCTTATGTTGTCCACGCGGTACTTTCCGGTCCGGCGGTAGAAAACATCAGTAACTCTGCTCTTAAAGAGTTGGTAGTGACTGACTCGATTCCGGAAAGCAAAGACGCTAAGGCGTGCGCGAAAATCCGCCGTGTTAGCATTGCCGAGATGCTGGGTGAAACCATTCGCCGCGTCAACTTGGAAGAGTCGGTAACGGCCTTGATGAAGCACTAAGTCCAGAGCGGATTTAGAATGCAGCGAAAAGCACTCGTCATGAGTGCTTTTTTGTTTTTAGATTATCGTTTTTACTGCAAAAAAGACTGGTAAATTATTGAGTTTTCAATATAATACCCGCTTTCCTTGCGTTTGGTCGCGAACGTAAGATGTTTAAAACATTTGGTCGAGTGCCGTAAGGGCGCGTGTTAAATCAACAGACCATATTCATTTGGAGAAAAACAATGAGCCAGAATTGGACAGCAGAAATCCGTAATGACGAAGGGAAAGGTGCGAGCCGCCGCCTTCGTAAAGCGGGACGTGTACCAGCGATTATCTATGGTGCAGACAAGGATGCAGTTTCTGTATCTTTCGCAGAGAGCTTCATCAAAAAAGCATTTGCCAACAAAGACAACTACAACACAGTTCTAACTGTTGATGTAAACGGTGGTGAGTCTGAGTCATGTCTGGTTAAAGACATTCAGCGTCACCCGGCAACTGGTGAAGTTGCTCACATCGATTTACAGCGCGCTGGTACTTCTGCGGTTGTTAAGAAAGTTCCTCTTAACTTCCAAGGTAAGGAAGTCGCTCCTGGTGTTAAGATCGGTGGTCTTATGTCTTTCCTACAGGCAACTGTGGAAGTTAAGTGTCTACCTGCTAACCTACCTACTAAGATCGACGTTGATGTTTCTAAAATGGAAGCAGGTTCAAGTCTACGTCTATCTGAGTTAACTATGCCTGAAGGTGTTATCTTAACAGCGCTTTCACACGGTAATACTGACTACGATCAGTCGGTTGTTAACATCGGTAAGCCTAAGCGTAAAGGTTAATAGTTTGTCGAAGTAATTCGCAAATTATTACTGTTACACCAAGAGAGCCGGCGTTTATGTCATCTGTTCAGTTAATTGTTGGTCTGGGAAATCCAGGTGATAAGTACGAGCAGACCCGACATAACGCCGGTTTTTGGTTTGTGGACGAAGTTGCTAGACAATATGGTGTAGAGTTTCGTCCAGAAATCAAATTTCATGGTCAGGTTGCTCGCGTACAAAGTAATGGTTTGGACTTTTGGTTATTGAAGCCAGTCACATTTATGAATCGCAGCGGTCAATCTATCAAGGCCTTGGCCAGTTTCTATAAAATTCCGGTCGAATCGATTCTTATCGCTCATGATGAACTCGATTTGCCACCGGGAACCGCCAAATTGAAAGTGGGTGGTGGTCACGGTGGTCACAATGGATTACGTGATTCGATTTCTCATCTCGGTAAAAATTTCATGCGCTTACGTTTAGGTGTTGGTCATCCGGGGCATAAAGACCTTGTGGTCGACTATGTGCTCAAGGCCGCCTCGAAACCGGATCGCCAACTGATTGACGATGCTGCTTATGCCGCCAGCAAAGTCGTACCGGAACTGGTTAAGGGAGATACCGAAAAAGCCATGCAAGTTCTGCATACCAAAGCGTAGCGCTAAAGCTAAAATCAAACTCATCTTGCCTATTAGGAGACTCAACTATGGCAATTAAATGTGGAATTGTCGGTTTACCCAATGTTGGTAAATCAACCTTATTTAATGCACTGACCAATGCGGGAATTGAATCTGCAAACTACCCGTTCTGTACAATTGAGCCTAATGTTGGTGTCGTTCCGGTTCCTGATGCACGTGAACATGCCTTGGCCGAAATCGTTAATCCTGAACGAGTGTTGTCTGCGACAGTCGATTTTATGGATATCGCCGGTCTGGTTGAAGGCGCTTCTAAAGGTGAAGGTCTAGGTAATAAATTTCTGCAAAATATTCGTGAAACCGATGCCATTGTGCAGGTTGTTCGTTGTTTTGAAAATGACGATATTGTTCACGTTGCCGGTAAAGTTGATCCGATTTCGGATATTGAAATCATCAATATGGAACTGGTATTGGCAGATGCTGAGTCCTTGGAAAAGAATGCTCTGAAACAGCAAAAGCTGGGTAAAAGCGGTAATAAAGAAGCACAAGCCCGTCAAGCACTGTATGAGCGTGTTTTGAACGAAATTCAAGACGGTAAGTTGATCCGTTTGGTTGATATGACCGATGACGAAAAATTGATGTTGCGTGATTTACAGCTCTTAACCATCAAACCAATGATGTATATCGCCAATGTTAATGAAGACGGTTTTGAAAATAATCCTCTGCTTGATAAAGTCAGAGAATTGGCGACGCAGCAGGGGGCGATAGTTGTACCTGTATGCGCGGCGATCGAATCGGAAATCGCCGAACTGGACGATGAAGACAAAGCCGACTTCCTAGAAGAGATGGGCCAAGAAGAACCTGGTCTAAACCGAGTGATTCGTGCCGCCTACGATCTTTTGGGATTACAGACATACTTTACCGCCGGAGTAAAGGAAGTCCGTGCCTGGACCGTTAAAAAAGGTGCCACAGCGCCACAAGCGGCCGGTGTTATCCATACCGACTTCGAAAAGGGCTTTATTCGTGCCGAAGTTACCGCCTATGATGACTTTATCGCCTGTAAAGGGGATGCAGGAGCGAAAGCGGCAGGTAAGCAGCGTTTGGAAGGTAAAGAATATATCGTTCAAGACGGGGATGTCATGCATTTCCGCTTCAACGTCTAGAATTTGCTGGTTTTGAGCTTTTAGCTTCGCATTACTGTGTCATGTAATGGTCACTTACTATTCGTAAGCTCACATTACATTCCTTGTGCTGCTTTGTTAAAAGGCTCAAACTCAAGCAAATTTAATTTTTTGATGCAGCACTATTCGGCGTTGTTAAATGGATACCTGCAATTTGCAGACTTACATTTAACTGCCTTGCCTAGCACTCCATCAGAGCGCTATAAGTTCTAAATTTAATTTTTCTATTTTTTGAATTCTTAGCTTTGTAATACAGTGTCATGTAATGGTCACTTACTATTCGTAAGCTCACATTACATTCCTTGTGCTGCTTTGTTAAAAGGCTCAAACTCAAGCAAATTTAATTTTTTGATGCAGCACTATTCAACGTTGTTAAGTGGACACCTGCAATTTGCAGGCTTACAGTCAGCGGCCTTACCTAGCACTCTATCGGAACGCTAGAAATTCTAAATTTATTAGGGTTTATAGTAAGACGATTCAAAAGTCTTGATTACCTAAAAAATCCCAAAAAATATGTCTTGTTTCGGTTGACATATTTCCCTAGCGTTCTATAATACGCGCACATTTTGGCTACATAGCTCAGCTGGTTAGAGCACATCACTCATAATGATGGGGTCCCAAGTTCGAATCTCGGTGTAGCCACCATATTCCTAAATCAACCCGCTTCGTGCGGGTTTTTTTATGTCTGAAATCAATGCGTTACCTATTGTCGCGTTATTTTTTAGTCTCAGCTGATTGCACCAAGACCCACTAAATTGCAAAATAGAAGGGGGTAAGTTAG
Above is a window of Thiomicrorhabdus sediminis DNA encoding:
- the pth gene encoding aminoacyl-tRNA hydrolase, which codes for MSSVQLIVGLGNPGDKYEQTRHNAGFWFVDEVARQYGVEFRPEIKFHGQVARVQSNGLDFWLLKPVTFMNRSGQSIKALASFYKIPVESILIAHDELDLPPGTAKLKVGGGHGGHNGLRDSISHLGKNFMRLRLGVGHPGHKDLVVDYVLKAASKPDRQLIDDAAYAASKVVPELVKGDTEKAMQVLHTKA
- a CDS encoding ribose-phosphate pyrophosphokinase; this translates as MANKNVMIFAGNANVSLAEKISQYLDIPLGKADVGRFSDGEIMVEIKESVRGQDVYVLQPTCTPEPAVNLMEMLVMIDALKRASAARITAVIPYYGFARQDRRPYSARVPITARLSADMITAAGANRVVTVDLHSDQIQGFFDIPVDNIYGSPLLVEDMQKNYNLDNVTIVSPDMGGVVRARAVAKAIDADMAIIDKRRPKANVAQVMNIIGDIEGRDCIIIDDMVDTAGTLCKAAQALLDRGAKSVSAYVVHAVLSGPAVENISNSALKELVVTDSIPESKDAKACAKIRRVSIAEMLGETIRRVNLEESVTALMKH
- the ychF gene encoding redox-regulated ATPase YchF, encoding MAIKCGIVGLPNVGKSTLFNALTNAGIESANYPFCTIEPNVGVVPVPDAREHALAEIVNPERVLSATVDFMDIAGLVEGASKGEGLGNKFLQNIRETDAIVQVVRCFENDDIVHVAGKVDPISDIEIINMELVLADAESLEKNALKQQKLGKSGNKEAQARQALYERVLNEIQDGKLIRLVDMTDDEKLMLRDLQLLTIKPMMYIANVNEDGFENNPLLDKVRELATQQGAIVVPVCAAIESEIAELDDEDKADFLEEMGQEEPGLNRVIRAAYDLLGLQTYFTAGVKEVRAWTVKKGATAPQAAGVIHTDFEKGFIRAEVTAYDDFIACKGDAGAKAAGKQRLEGKEYIVQDGDVMHFRFNV
- a CDS encoding 50S ribosomal protein L25 — protein: MSQNWTAEIRNDEGKGASRRLRKAGRVPAIIYGADKDAVSVSFAESFIKKAFANKDNYNTVLTVDVNGGESESCLVKDIQRHPATGEVAHIDLQRAGTSAVVKKVPLNFQGKEVAPGVKIGGLMSFLQATVEVKCLPANLPTKIDVDVSKMEAGSSLRLSELTMPEGVILTALSHGNTDYDQSVVNIGKPKRKG
- a CDS encoding tetratricopeptide repeat protein, with translation MNTARFRGVPFAVLTVLLGVSLNGCVSTADKVQNQTVEPAVSFKYPAYGAEFHERAAAQQSALDATTMFEILAAEMLVQKQQYQQAYELIYPLAKAKSDAGLAKRAFEVSMATYDENSIKQAAQLWKTVAPEEPKAWRAAFQMSLRDGLIEQALQEWHEYHKLSENRLQESLMIAANKVSGSVPEAAGLAFFQRLVAQYPKQWAAHFSLAMVASTYQQVGVGLQALDKAQQLMPEAERQESESIVYNLMSKFYLLSDDPQTGIKKLTAYLKDNPANLLIQERLARLQVRAGLYDEAKKRYQSIIEIEPQAWTSRLSLALIELEQDDYIAAEQNLLFLLHNQAYKAVAYYYLGILYQQKKDYLQAKQSFSQVDAAGYYIDAQLHLAEIAFAEDRAEDAYTILNAIELDSDDDKVKILRAKAIFKKAQGHNFEALEFYEQALAITPDNIDMLKAKSLLLYNTQQFEQYETTLLQIIELDNRDSDVLNALGYYYVENRIHLPKAKQLLESALAIAPQSFYILDSLGWYYYQVTDYGNAILYLKKAFQLAKDDEVFLHLVHAYWYSGQVNQAKSLWKKYHQQFSENQRVQNIINELETTGKP
- the hemA gene encoding glutamyl-tRNA reductase, with translation MKLCTLGVNHETAPVNIRETVSFSADDAHKAIEQLKSQALVSECVILSTCNRTELYCVLKEEQCQQQLQNWLHQFFELQDNSLLPFLYSHQDLDAVKHIMRVASGLNSLVLGEPQIFGQIKDAYNLAHKNTSIHHVMEPLFQHIFKTVKQVRTDTAIGNSPISVAFSAVSLAKQFFGDLSEQTALLLGAGETIELVARHLKESHIGNIIIANRTFERAHKLAEEVSGYGIQLNEIDKHLHEADIVIGSTGSPHAILNKTSVEAAIKQRKNSPMFMVDIAVPRDIEATVGDLDNVYLYTVDDLQEIIASNKQSRQNAALEAEKIINMQAEHFLAQQQAEQQSKPLIQQYRQQAMDIKQHALEHALHQLEQGVDGEEIIKRLANQLTNRLIHAPSKQLNHAGLQGDQALIDAAKTLLICDEMHEKRSEHHSENGPAAES
- the prfA gene encoding peptide chain release factor 1, which codes for MKDSIRTKLEHLIDRLDEVNALISDPDIMSDQKKFTALTKEHAQLTPVVETFSAYTSTLDDINEAKEMLASGDPELKEMAQEELPELNSQLEEYEMDLQKMLLPKDPKDDANIFLEIRAGTGGDEAAIFAGDLFKMYSRFAEKMRWQVEVINSNEGEHGGYKEIIARIIGNGAYSQLKFESGAHRVQRVPATETQGRVHTSAATVVIMAEAPEVEQIELNPADLKVDTFRASGAGGQHVNKTDSAIRITHIPTGTVVECQDERSQHKNRARAMSLLAARIMDAREQVHANEIAQERKSLVGTGDRSDRIRTYNYPQGRVTDHRINLTLYKLDEVMNGSLEQVVGPLVQEHQAEQLAELSNN